TGGGCTTGGCCGCGGAGCACGTCCGCCTCGGCCGACGGGAGCGGCGGCGCCTCGTCGCGAACCTCGATGCGAAGCTCGTCGCCGTAGCGCCGTACCCGCAGTTCTACCGTCGGGTCGTCGCCTTCGGCGTGGACGATGGCGTTTTCGAGGAGTTCTGAGACCGCCGTTCCGACCAGCGACGGGGCTGCCCCGAACCCACTCGGGAGGCGGACGTCGGTCTCGACGGTCGCCGCCGGGTGTGCGCCCTCAACGTCGTCGACCGCCCGCGACAGTTGCGTCCCGAGACGGACGGGGAGACACGCCCCCGGCGTGGTCAGGGTCTCGATGATGCGTCGCTCCTTCTCCGCGCTCTCCAAGAGGCCCTCCGCGGCCCTGCGGATGGTCTCGACCGCGTCTGCGGCCTCCGGCGCGATGGTCTCGATCCGTTCGGTCGCGCCGAGGACGACGTTCAGCGAGTTCCGCACGTTGTGGCGCAGCAGGTTGTCGACGACGATGAGGTGGTGCTCGCGTCGGTGGCGGTCGGTGACATCCCGGCTAAACCCGGCGATGCAAACCACCTCCCCGTCGTCGATCACCGGCGTCGCCTTCACCCACACCCACCGGTCGAACTCTTCGGTCGGGTTCACGCGGTACTCGATGTCGACCGGATCACCCGCCCACAGGCGATCCATCGCGGTCACCACTCGCTCGGTATCGTCCGGGTGGACCGCCTTGAGGAACGCGATGGGATCGTCGAACAGCGCATCGGGAGCGATGCCGTAGATGTCCTCGACGGCGTCGTTGACGTACAGCAGCGACGACCAGTCGGCGGTAAACAGCCACAGCGCGTCGTCGGAGACGGCGGCGATGGAGTCGAGTCGCGCCGCGCGGCGTTCGGCGGCCACCCGGTCGGACACGTTCCGGGAACTGACGACGAACCCGTCGAGTTCCTTGGCGCCGAGCGTGGATAACCGACTCTCGAACCACACCCATGAGCCGTCGGCCGTCCGGTGTCGGTACGTCTCGGTCGTCGCAACCGTGGTGTCAGACTGGACGGTCGCGAGGAACGACTCCTCGATGCGGTCGGCGTCGTCGGGGTGGATGTAGTCGAACACCGATTCGCCGACCAGGTCGTCGGGGTCGTACCCGAGGATCCGACGCGCTGCGGCGTTCACGTACTCGAACGTCCCGTCCGCGTCCACGACAGCGACCTTGTCACAGGTGTTGTCGAGGAGTAATTCGTGTGCGGACGGCTCTGCCATGTTGGACCGTCGCATAGTCGGGGTCAAAAGTCCGCCGACTCTGATCTCAATGTTGGTAACCGTGATCGCCCGACGGCGCGCAGTTATCTCAATGGAACAACATGAAAGAATCACCGGGAGGCAATGCGATCGGTGTCGTAGCAAGCGAACCGGTCTTCGAACTACCCATTCAGCCAGCTGTGCGCCTCTCCGTGGTCACGTCCGACTCGTCGCTGGACCACCGGAGACACCGAGAGCTACCTGAGGCCCCACGTGCACAATAGGTGAAGGAGTTACCTAAGGTGTATGCAGGTCGTCGTGCTCGTGCCGTGACGAACCGGGTCCTACCGGGACGTAACGGGCCGAGTAATGTGCTAATTGCTAACTCACCACAGTTCGTGCGTACACCTGCAGGACAGACACGCACTGCGGTCGGCGGTACAGCGGTCGAATCGGGACCGACGCCGAGGCGTGCCGTCCGAGCGGAGCATCACATGTCGTCAACAATGGCTACAGCGGAGGCAAAGCGGATCGCGCGTCGATACCCGGAGGAGGTCGCGACCGAGCGGAACCTCGACCTCATCGACGAACTACTCACCGAGGACTACGTCGAACACGGTCCGTTCGGCCGCGAGTCACACGGTCGAGCCGAAGACAGAGCGGGCATGGACGAGATCCTCACCGCGTTCCCCGACTTCGAGGCCACCGTCGAGGACGTGATCGCCGAGGGCGACATGGTCGCGATGCGCGTGACACTCAGAGGGACTCACGAGGGTGAGTTCATGGGGATCGAACCGACCGGCCGGTCGTTCGAAGTGCAGAATATGCTGTTCACCCGGATCGAAGACGGGAAGATCGCCGAGCGGTGGGTCCAACCCGACACGCTCGGGATGTTCCAACAACTGGGAGTCGTCGAGTCGCCCACCGCCTGAGGGTCGCGTTCGACGATGTGACACCAGCGGGCGGGCGCCGGTTCCCGACCGCTTATCGAGCGACCGTCACCCCTCGTAGCCAGCGTACTCCATGAGCGAGGCGAAGATGTCGGTGTCCATCGCCTCCTCGTACACGATGCCCGAGAGCATCCCACCCGGGTAGCTGGTACCGTTCATCACGTGGTTCACCTTGTGACAGTGCATCAGGTAGATGCCGGGATCGGCGTCCGCGGTGAACTCGATCGTGTGCCGCTCGGCGGGCGCGATATTCGTGACGTCCATCTCGTGGCGGGCGGCCTCCGGGATGGTTCCCCCGTCCTTCTCCACCAGTTGGAAGCGGTGGTTGTGGATGTGCATCGGGTGGCTCATGTAGCCGCCGTTGAGGTAGTGGACGCGCACGGTGTCGCCCTGCGAGACGATCATCGGCGACCCGTCCTCGGGGTGGAGCGTCCGCGGCGCCGACTTCCCGTTGACCGTGAACACGTCGGGGTTGCGCTGGCGTGGCGAGTAGGTGGCGTCTTCCCCGGCCATCATCCGGTTGAGGTCCGAGTCCCACTCCTTCACCGACATGAAGTACTCCTTGTCGGCCCGCTCGTACCCCTCCGGGTCGACGCGGAAGAAGCCGAACATCCCCATGTCGAGGTGGCGCGGCGTCTGGTAGTGGCAGTGGTACACGTGCGTCCCGGGCACGTTCGCCGGGATGTCGTACTCGTGTTTCTCGCCCGCGGGCACGGTGATCCCCGTGGTCGTTGGGACGCCGTCGTTCTCCCACGTCTTCTCGACGCCGTGGAAGTGGAGCGTGTGGGGCCGCTTGCCGTCGGTGTTGTCGAGGACGACGGTGATGTCGTTGCCCTCGGTCGTCCGGAGGATCGGTCCGGGGACCGACGGGTCGCGGTCGTCCGCCTGGAACGCCCACACGCGCGGGAGTT
This genomic interval from Halobaculum marinum contains the following:
- a CDS encoding PAS domain-containing sensor histidine kinase, which codes for MAEPSAHELLLDNTCDKVAVVDADGTFEYVNAAARRILGYDPDDLVGESVFDYIHPDDADRIEESFLATVQSDTTVATTETYRHRTADGSWVWFESRLSTLGAKELDGFVVSSRNVSDRVAAERRAARLDSIAAVSDDALWLFTADWSSLLYVNDAVEDIYGIAPDALFDDPIAFLKAVHPDDTERVVTAMDRLWAGDPVDIEYRVNPTEEFDRWVWVKATPVIDDGEVVCIAGFSRDVTDRHRREHHLIVVDNLLRHNVRNSLNVVLGATERIETIAPEAADAVETIRRAAEGLLESAEKERRIIETLTTPGACLPVRLGTQLSRAVDDVEGAHPAATVETDVRLPSGFGAAPSLVGTAVSELLENAIVHAEGDDPTVELRVRRYGDELRIEVRDEAPPLPSAEADVLRGQAHAHDPVYHNGGLGLWLVYWCVELSGGSLAIEQSVDGGNQITMHLPSGATSGADAHDGGTTAGTQGSHSR
- a CDS encoding ester cyclase, translated to MATAEAKRIARRYPEEVATERNLDLIDELLTEDYVEHGPFGRESHGRAEDRAGMDEILTAFPDFEATVEDVIAEGDMVAMRVTLRGTHEGEFMGIEPTGRSFEVQNMLFTRIEDGKIAERWVQPDTLGMFQQLGVVESPTA
- a CDS encoding multicopper oxidase domain-containing protein, producing MGAPGSGMSRREFLAATGATSAAAMAGCQAPVAEDTAPATGGGTATAASQESLPTTSPPEVVDVDEQGGTVTMKTQPARHDVHPLDTMGGPIELPRVWAFQADDRDPSVPGPILRTTEGNDITVVLDNTDGKRPHTLHFHGVEKTWENDGVPTTTGITVPAGEKHEYDIPANVPGTHVYHCHYQTPRHLDMGMFGFFRVDPEGYERADKEYFMSVKEWDSDLNRMMAGEDATYSPRQRNPDVFTVNGKSAPRTLHPEDGSPMIVSQGDTVRVHYLNGGYMSHPMHIHNHRFQLVEKDGGTIPEAARHEMDVTNIAPAERHTIEFTADADPGIYLMHCHKVNHVMNGTSYPGGMLSGIVYEEAMDTDIFASLMEYAGYEG